A stretch of DNA from Salvelinus namaycush isolate Seneca unplaced genomic scaffold, SaNama_1.0 Scaffold2138, whole genome shotgun sequence:
ctaaataatgaggatttctatcagcctaattgAGGTGTGGATTACATCTCATATTCCAGTGTTCAAACTTGTAAAACAaagctgcatgggatttctcttaatgcgactccatgcagccaatggcaatgtctgcTAGGTATAATAccaggagccgcttgtggatttgacagctctaacacagttaTGCGGGTGTCGGCTAGGCGAATATGATAGAATCTAGCCCTTAGTGTCATGGATGCAAACGGCAGGACTATGTGGTTGAATGGCAGAATTAGACATTGGGACTGCATGTCAAGAGCAAGTCAATAAGCTTATTGACCACAATGTTGATCGGCATTGTCCCACACACTTTCTCAAACGTTGACAGACCGAAAACACTGGCTATGAATGAGGAGGTTGAGgtggtgtgtgtatttgtgtggaaGTGATTGTGTTTGTGGTGTATGAAAGTGTAAAGTTAGTGTAAATTGTCTCCATCCTTTGTAATTCAGTGGTTTCGTTATGTTCTGTGATATTATCCTCTCCCACTATGACTCAGCAGCTATGAAAACACTCACACACTACGAACACTATGATTCAACTATGATTCTAAGCTGGTTTTACTAGTCTACAGTAGGGGCTCATAGAGCAGACACCCCCCCACTAGAAGCAGTTGAACCGCGGTACTGGGACTCCAGCATAGTGGAAAACACCCTGGAGAACCACAGACTTCTATAGGGAGACATAATGCATGTCTTACTGACAAACCTTTATGTGATTGTGTGTACATTCCCAGTGTACAATCCACATAGTGTACACTCACACTCCTGATAGTGGTCGACATGATGCATTACTTACAATCCATACTGGAATCAGTTCTCTTAGTGTACACTTACACACTGCACATAGTGTACACTTATACACTCCACATAGTGTACAGTCCTCTGCATTTATCCACTACTAGCCTTGGTCCACTCCTCCTCTGCCCTGTGTGGtctgtgtctcagtgtcctgCTCCAGCCGTGCGGTGAGGAAGGGGTTGAAGAAGAAGTCAAAGGCAAACTGCAGTGCCCCCTGGGCCGTGCGCCTCCAGTCGTGTTCTATCTTATACTGCCTGCCGCTGGGCACGCGGGCGTCCGCACACGTCAGACAGTGGATGGCCTTCAGCTCAAACACAGGCCACTTGGAGCCCAAGCGTCCTTCTAGAACCGTACTGAACTCTACCAAGCTGCCAGCGCTCAGGTGCAGCAGCACTGGGCCAAACTCACTACTGGCCCTCAGGACGATGTCCTTGGTGGCGTCCTCGTCCTCTATGATGGTCCCGTTCTTACTCTTCCTCTCCAGGGGCATGCCCAAGGTCACCTCGAACTTGTGGCGGTCGAAGTGCTTCACGTGGCACTCGTGCTTGGCCAGCTTTTTCAGTTTGCATAAGGGGTCTTCTGGAAGAGGTGCGGGAAGGGCCTGGTGAGGGGCAGTGGGGTCGGTGGTGTTTTCACAGAGGGGATAGGTCTCACCATAGAGACATCTCATCCAGTTCCCTACGAACACAGGAAGTAGGCCGATGACGGACTGGGCTCCGTTGTCGATGTCGGTAATGCGGGCGTATTTGAAGCGTCCCGTCCAGGTGACCCGGTGGCCCTCCAGGTGAGAACACAGGATCTGAGTTTGGGCCATGTTGTATTCCTTCCAGGCCTTGGGCCCACACAGGTTACTGTACTCCGGCCACGTGAGGGTGGAGTTATACACCTGTTCAACAAACATTCACATTTGATTTAACTTTATATTGAGATTGTTAATGTATTCCATTTAACGCTTTTCATACACTTAATGTATTCTTTATGTTGTTACATTTGAACACTGTAAATAGCACTCTGCTGTAAATAGCACTCTGCTGTAAATAGCACTCTGCTGTAAATAGCACTCTGCTGTAAATAGCACTCTGCTGTAAATAGCACTCTGCTGTAAATAGCACTCTGCTGTAAATATAACCTGTATTTTGTTTTAATTAGCGCTTTGGGCATAATGTAGCATAATGTAGCAAACTACTTCTTGTGATTACCTTCATGCCTTCTGAGCGGTAGACATACATCCAGCAGAACATCAACAAAGCACTTAGCCACACCAGGATGAGCTTTACCACGCTGCTCCGTGATAGGAACCGCACCACCGCCAGCGGGTTCAGGCTGACCCGCGTCCACAACCGCAACACCACCGGGACCGCGCACACAGTCAGAGTCACCAGCATCTTGGTGATCTCCAGAGCCATGAACCACTGGAGGACCTTGAAGAGCAACATGGCCGCCAAGCCCAAGGTGAGGACAGGCATTGCGAACAGAAAGAGGAGGTAGCCCGCACAGGTCCGAATCAGACCgatggtggaggaggagtggagcagGGCCAGGCAGAGCTCACACCAGACGAAGCAGACCATGTAGGGTACGAGGCAGAGGTAGGTGCCCCTGAAGCCCCTCCGCTGGGCCATGCGGAACAGCAGGTAGATCAGGTGCCCGTAGAGAAGACACGGCACGCCCACGTTCAGCGCCACCATCTCCCCTAGCGGCACCGTCACAAACGTTGTTCCTAACACCCGCAGGAACCAGACACTATCGGGTAATAGTTGTGTAAGGGCACAGACCCCCGATAAGACCTCTGTGAGCAGGGCGCGGCGGGCGAAGAGCTCAGCGGAGGCTTGGAGGCTGAGGAAGGAGGTGACGGTGAAGAACAGGGCCACGGTGGCCAGCTCGGAGCAGGGGATCCAGGTCTTGTCAGCCACGGGGAAGGAGAAGACCACGAAGACCACCGACAGCAGGAAGTAGAGGTAGGGCTCCAGGTGGGTCCAGCCGAAGTTACTCTCAGCTTGCTCTAGGTCCAGGCCGGGCTCGAAACGTAACAGCAGGTCTGTAAGGGCCCGGAAGTTCTCCCACGCCTTGGAGTTCTGGAAGCACAACACCAACAGCTCTTTACACACTGAACACTCATTATACAATGGGTGGTTTGGATTTCCCATTGTTAGAGCCTCTCCTGCCCATGATATATGAGACAACATACACATGGCCACGTTCATATAAAGCGGCATCATTTACATCGTTACCTAGCaacccactaccactactattttTTTAAACTACCTGTAAGTCATCATGGAGTTCTGGAAGAACAACACCAACAGCTCTTTACAGAACAAGAACAACAGCTCTTTACAGAACAAGAACAACACCAACAGCTCTTTACAGAACAAGAACAACACCAACAGCTCTCTACAGAACAAGAACAACACCAACAGCTCTCTACAGAACAAGAACACCAACAGCTCTCTACAGAACAAGAACAACACCAACAGCTCTTTACAGAACAAGAACAACACCAACAGCTCTCTACAGAACAAGAACAACACCAACAGCTCTCTACAGAACAAGAACACCAACAGCTCTCTACAGAACAAGAACAACACCAACAGCTCTTTACAGAACAAGATCAACACCAACAGCTCTTTACAGAACAAGAACAACACCAACAGCTCTCTACAGAACAAGAACAACACCAACAGCTCTTTACAGAACAAGAACAACACCAACAGCTCTTTACAGAACAAGAACAACACCAACAGCTCTCTACAGAACAAGAACAACACCAACAGCTCTCTACAGAACAAGAACACCAACAGCTCTCTACAGAACAAGAACAACACCAACAGCTCTCTACAGAACAAGAACAACACCAACAGCTCTCTACAGAACAAGAACAACACCAACAGCTCTCTACAGAACAAGAACAACACCAACAGCTCTCTACAGAACAAGAACAACACCAACAGCTCTCTATAGAACAAGATCAACACCAACAGCTCTCTACAGAACAAGAACAACACC
This window harbors:
- the LOC120038337 gene encoding wolframin-like, with the translated sequence MEPSPPSTPTTLKPGPTSPPPATPKSTQGTRPTLNLPISTPSIPTSPPIRPVSQAGRSQLNAASRSAEERRGAGAAGDTPVSPPTTPLRQASVAQPEEPEEELSVEELEGRAKSGDAKSQSRMGRYYLALAEERDEEVNNCTAVSWLVQATKQGRKDAVKMLQRCLATRKGITSENFEEVKKLCTETRFERGVRKAALVMYWKLNPEKKRRVAVSEMLENVEHVNTEPDDAASQGPISSSMQKQRRVLESLVTSKASCYDVGLDDFVETTKKYAQGIPPSPTMAGDGGDDDDDEAVKNPDALPLHKKVLKFPLHALLEIKEHLINWASRAGMQWLSALIPTHHVNALIFFFIISNLTIDFFIFLIPLLIFYLSLFSMVICTLRIFQNSKAWENFRALTDLLLRFEPGLDLEQAESNFGWTHLEPYLYFLLSVVFVVFSFPVADKTWIPCSELATVALFFTVTSFLSLQASAELFARRALLTEVLSGVCALTQLLPDSVWFLRVLGTTFVTVPLGEMVALNVGVPCLLYGHLIYLLFRMAQRRGFRGTYLCLVPYMVCFVWCELCLALLHSSSTIGLIRTCAGYLLFLFAMPVLTLGLAAMLLFKVLQWFMALEITKMLVTLTVCAVPVVLRLWTRVSLNPLAVVRFLSRSSVVKLILVWLSALLMFCWMYVYRSEGMKVYNSTLTWPEYSNLCGPKAWKEYNMAQTQILCSHLEGHRVTWTGRFKYARITDIDNGAQSVIGLLPVFVGNWMRCLYGETYPLCENTTDPTAPHQALPAPLPEDPLCKLKKLAKHECHVKHFDRHKFEVTLGMPLERKSKNGTIIEDEDATKDIVLRASSEFGPVLLHLSAGSLVEFSTVLEGRLGSKWPVFELKAIHCLTCADARVPSGRQYKIEHDWRRTAQGALQFAFDFFFNPFLTARLEQDTETQTTQGRGGVDQG